The Lytechinus variegatus isolate NC3 chromosome 1, Lvar_3.0, whole genome shotgun sequence nucleotide sequence GGAACTTGACTTGATGCAGAGTCGATGACAATGATCTCTAGAAAAGAACTCTGTATGTCTAAATAGCATCCACCCTGGCTTGATTTTACACAGATGAGGATGCAGCAACGGACTCGGTGCCGCCAACTTTGATATTCACCTTTCTGGAAGAATTTACCGTGGAATGGGGGAAATCCCTCCCAATTACACACAGTCCGATGAAAGAAATCTATGTATGAACCAGAGATATATGTTGACAATCTGCAGTGTTTCGCTCAAAAATCAGTCAATTTTCAGGGAGTCTCTATGGAAATCGGGGAGACCTGGTAGCCCTGCAGACTTATTCACACTGATTATGCCAAGGGACTTGATACAATGGCCATGTCTTAGATTGTTCAGTGTAATAACTAGTTGCGGTTAGCGGCGAGGGTACTGCCTATGCAACCCCCTCCAGCATAGGCCCACTCTGGATGGTGATGTCTCCGTACGTGACGTTCTGGAAGACATCGATGGCTTGCTGCTTCTTCAGGACCAAGAGGGTGTAGAACTTGGCTGCAGCTTGCTTCCTGTTCAGTCGCATTGTCAAGTCATGCTGTGCAAAGATAACAAGAgggattattattatcatatactATTATCTTTAATCAGCcattaaaaaattacaaatcaaacaatgttaatacaaaaacactatttgaataatcaaatacatataagtaaaatgacagaaaagaaGTGTGAAAAATGGTTTTCCATGGAACAGGGCTTGCAAAAGTAAGATTCAATATTGTTGCCCACAGGCATGCAAGCCCTCACAGAAAACCATTGAGGAATATTGCTTACTTACCTGTATATTAATTCAACATCAACACATTCAACCAACATTATTGAGACTCACAAGGCAAGTATGTACAATCAGGTGtgttaaaaattaaaaagaaggtTGAATGAATCGATAAACGAATAAATCTTACTCAAATTAAGTTGTATGCTGATTTCTTAAtgcaaaaataatttcttgcaTATAACTTGAAAATGTATTCAATAAAAGGAAAATTCAATAAAGATGtagtaatttgaaaaataaccATAATAAATGTATCAAAATTGACTTTGCTAATGTGAACTGTAAGTGTTCCTAAAAGCCTGCCTAATATTTGGTAAATGGTTGGTTATTAGAATTATACTCCAGTATCATATAACATTCCAATCTTCAAGAGGTGTCCTGGCAAATTTTTCAGACAATGATCCTTTGTGAAATatggaataattatttttgtttgaatataTATAGCGTGCCCCTttatatgttttcattttcatttaaaaagggttGTTTGAACACCtctaaaaaaatctgaactcattTGTCTCTAGTTTTCTAGTTCACATAAAAGGAGTAatgccacatttttttttatggctCAAGTTCATAAGTGAAGTAAGAATTGGAAGAATGGGGGACAGAAGCACAAAAAAGTTTGATTAATTCATGGAATTGCCCTCTaagcaaatgaaatattttctttaacttGTTTCTCAGGTGAGCAAGTAAATAGCAACAAAGAGTATACCTTGAATGATACGTCAGATGACGTCTGTAGTCTGGTATTGATAGCTGTCAACATGTTATGTGCTCTCTTGTTGAGTTTTCTCTCTTCATGTGCTTCCTGGTCTTCACCCTCTTGGAGCTAGCAGTGCAAAAATATCAAAGAGAACAATGTTAAAAGATAAATGGCAGGGGTCTGTTACATAAAGCTcattatgataacaaatttataaccGCTGAAAGCAACTGAAATCCTCCAAActgattggctgatgataaatttattacagaaattgtacatttgttattgtaacaagtctTAAGAAACGGGCTCGAGGTGTGaataacgatctcaaaatgggTTTGAAGAGAGTACAATAAAATGATCGTCCGAATGTTTGTACgcattaataaaatattatgttccAAATGATTATGGGACAAAATGTGTAGTTGCTGAGAATTTAGCAAAACACATGTGTCATTCTGATCAGATGTCAGATCTTTTTTAAGCAATTTAATAATACTCTATTCCATAAGTGAGCTTATATATGCTGGCAATCTTCAGTGCCATCGCTTTTCAGTTAAGATTTCAAGGTTTCAcaagatccacgatgatatggTGAAAATTAATCCCCATTTGAAATATGTATCAAAAGAAACCTGTGCATAAAGACCACCTGCTGATAAAGACCCGTTTCTTTGCATCCCTTGGGTGGCCTCTATGCACAGGTTGACTGTAAAACTTAAGAGGAGTCAGCAGATAGTTCTCCTcacctcttcttcctcttcggGTTCTTCAGCATCACTTGGTCCAACAGACTGGGGTGCCACTGACGggatatcataatcatcatcgtagTCGCCAGCGAAGAGGTCCCCACCGTAGTCACCACCGTCCGATGAAGAGGATCTCCTGGACATGGGGATGGGCAAGTCGGCTGGAGCAGGAGGGGCGGGTGTAGCGGAGGTACTGGGCTGCTCCTCAATCCTTGAGGGTTCGTCGATGGATAGTGACGTCTGGTCTCTGGAAGCCTCAAGGGTGACTGATGGGGAAAACAAATACATCATTACATAGGTACACATTCTTGAACAAATGTTGCGACTGATCTGTCAATTATAATCCAGATTACcatcaatttgaaatatttgcGTCTTATGAAGGAAATTAACATCGTTTTTAGAGAAAAGAGAGAACTGAACATTGATAACACTGCCTGTACACTGACTTggattcaacttttttttcttcataccaACTTGTGTTACATCCATACAACATTTTATCAAATAGGTTTAAAAAAATAGGGGAAATAAGTAAATTGCTGCAATTCGAGGAATGCAGATTAATTCAAACCACAGAAAGGCTATACTTACAGTCATGGTGCTCTACTCTTCGCTGTACTTCAGGCTCTTCAAGCTCAAAGTCTTCATCTCGGACAATCTTGAGATCTTTGGGAATGTCGGCCGTGAGATTCCGTCTATAAATCTATCagcaacaaaaaagaaaagaaagaagaattaaAACAATGGTTACCATTATAAAAGCTTACATGGTATAAGCTCAGAGTACCTTTCTGGAATGTATTGAATTGGAAGTGGGTCACGATAACAACAAAAGATCCTCGTCACACAACCATTACCATTTGTGTTATATATTTATCAAACTGATAAATGTCATTGTGTTTGTTCAATGTTTTGCAGTAGTTATAGTTTCATAAGTGTTATAGTTTCATAAGTTTATACATTCTGATAAGCCTACAAAAAGTGAATGGAAAAACAATTTCatcaagaaaatacaaaaaagtaagaGAATGCAAATACAAAGCCATCTATTTCTTGATactatttattgtttttttttttacataagtCTTTGGGAGTGTATCTCTTTTAACAGTGAATAATGATGAAAAGAGGGAGTCTATTATGGTCGCTTCTTACATGGctttgtgattgatctgatcaacctcaagtatatggatAACCATAATTgatgtactttttcctaaaggaaaatgtcctttgtaaacaaagaggagCATATCGAATtataaaaacaatgatgaaCGTACGAGCATTCATATATCTCACATcttgaaaacattttgaacaaacatgcatttcaggTGTTgttgttgctggctttccatagttgtggttgacaGGATCAATCATAGATCTTTGTAAGAAGGAACAATGGACTTACAGACAGGATGAATATTGATGTGTGTTGCCTTGCCGGCAGACAGAAGAGTTTCTCAGCACCGCCAGTCTCCTTCCACAGCATGAGTTTCTTGGTGGGTGGGGCAAGGTCTAGGGTGGCCACGATGTCGGATGTATCTTTGAGTTGCGATTTGATGACATCACCGGCCAGTTCCTTCATCTCGTCAACAATCAGTTTCCTCTTGCGTCTCTGTCTAGTTTCTTTCATGCCAGCTGTGAATGAAAAaacatgacaatttttttaacagGTCCTATACtataaaaacacacacacacatacacacaaaataaatacaccacccctgattaaaaaaataataaaattgagcAACCCAACCTCAAACAtgcaggggcccatttcatagatttgcaaacaagtggaatgccaaATGTAGTTCATTTCATTCCTTTCATAATACATGCATAATCAAACTTTCATAGACAACACTTAGAAATGAAGCTAATCAATCCATTTAAATGTACTGTCTACGAATATTCACCTGAAATGTCAATTGGTTCTAGGGCAAATGCATCCTCATCATTTGGTACTAGTGTTGTTTGATCTGCTACAGGTTGTTCAGCAACATCCTCCCCTTGCTCCATCGGTTGACCTGAAGTGGGTAAATTAAAATCATCATGAACCAGCTGATCCAAGGACTtatcaagagtataaaataAACCAcctaaaaaaattatacatggCAATGCTGACACACTTTCTGTAATGTTAACATCAGCTTTCATCAATTCCATAAATTGAATGAAAGAGAGGACAAAAATTACAAGGCAATAAGAAATAGCTCAGTGGGTAGAGCGGGTTTCAGATTCCGGTGACCCTTGTTTAGTTCCAACTTGGTGCCCTTTTATCACAGGTCCCTTGGGGACGACCTTGAGCctttggtcctctggttgcttgttTACAAGCATTTAAAGCATTATGCTTTCttagcaggaaaaaaaaaataaccacaaAAAGTctgaattctttaaaaaaatagatttaacaTAAATTTATTAGAAAATGGGAGGGGAAAGCCAGTTACTCCTTAGATTACCTGGCATTTGTTTCTCTGGTTCATTCGGCCTTTCTGGACTGCTTTCTCCCGATGCAGTACCTCCCATGGGCACTTCACCGGCATGAATCTCTGGTTGCTCATCAAATAAACCTTCTTCAGGTCCCATAAACTCATTGCCTGGtggaaagataaaagaaaacacTACCATGTACAAAATTTGGGGGATAAAAAAAGGTATGTGTATCATGTAGAATGACGGTAGGTTGTGAgtgcagtgattttttttcaatccctGCATGGCTGGCATACGGTCATAGGCATAGCTGAAGAGTGCACTTTGTGAAATGTACTATAGAAATGAGAATGCGTAAATCCTAATGCTGTTATGCCAACTGGGCAACCATACTTGTGAGTCATGTGTTAAGTGTGCAGTTTTATGTGATCACCACTCAGGCATGAGAAAgagaaacacacacacaaaaaagaggTATTGGaggggagccccccccccccacacacacatacaaataccaattttctatATCATTTAGTGTAAAGTTCATGTACAATGTCAATCACTCAAACAAAT carries:
- the LOC121416696 gene encoding double-strand-break repair protein rad21 homolog, which encodes MFYAHYVLSKKGPLAKIWLAAHWDKKLTKAHVFETNVSSCVDSIIHPKVKMALRTSGHLLLGVVRIHSRKAKYLLADCNEAFVKIKMAFRPGVVDLPEENREAAFTAITLPEVFHDFDTAVPDLNDAEVQKQFALNQSRVEEITMKEDLGNITLTQDDAFGDITFDDREMMRDAPNIDDSLYKRGSDESTMLSEMGNRKDNTIDTTLEKPMDLGLDEPIRDDGFGAEMGMGSGILGNEFMGPEEGLFDEQPEIHAGEVPMGGTASGESSPERPNEPEKQMPGQPMEQGEDVAEQPVADQTTLVPNDEDAFALEPIDISAGMKETRQRRKRKLIVDEMKELAGDVIKSQLKDTSDIVATLDLAPPTKKLMLWKETGGAEKLFCLPARQHTSIFILSIYRRNLTADIPKDLKIVRDEDFELEEPEVQRRVEHHDFTLEASRDQTSLSIDEPSRIEEQPSTSATPAPPAPADLPIPMSRRSSSSDGGDYGGDLFAGDYDDDYDIPSVAPQSVGPSDAEEPEEEEELQEGEDQEAHEERKLNKRAHNMLTAINTRLQTSSDVSFKHDLTMRLNRKQAAAKFYTLLVLKKQQAIDVFQNVTYGDITIQSGPMLEGVA